A DNA window from Bacteroidota bacterium contains the following coding sequences:
- a CDS encoding T9SS type A sorting domain-containing protein, which produces MKNLHTFSASTVKIILCAFIIWMAVGAFKVSAQNPCVPQNLTASEITAHSAVLSWEGTECPVWVRYSPIGDTNYQYKFAHNQYKFLHQLISNTEYEWALNVFCDGEWTGYNTSSTFMTLIDTVSCEPTNLAASDITAHSAVLSWEGTEGIAWVRYSPVGDTNYVYKFAHNQHKFLHQLISNTEYEWALNVFCDGEWSGYNTSSTFMTLIDTVSCEPTNLAASDITAHSAVLSWEGTEGVAWVRYSPVGDTNYLYKFAHNQHAFLHALAAETEYEWSVNLFCDGEWTGYNASATFVTLPDTTSQECIPYDLLASNITENSAELIWSGGGMMTWVRYAPEGDTNYTYQLTFTNSAFVEELQPGTTYLWELNTKCGMGCWNWTGYIVSSVFTTAGDTVGGNLTGIYNRNDQIIGQVNLYPNPGIDHVHLTFISSLSGICTISVMDLTGRTLLTIERDVVEGNNDILIDGSQFVKGTYLLNLRLGTSQKWMKWIKN; this is translated from the coding sequence ATGAAAAATCTTCACACTTTTTCCGCAAGTACAGTAAAGATAATCCTTTGCGCATTCATCATATGGATGGCAGTCGGTGCTTTTAAAGTCAGTGCCCAGAACCCATGTGTGCCGCAAAATCTGACAGCTTCTGAGATCACAGCGCATTCGGCAGTTCTTTCATGGGAAGGAACAGAATGTCCTGTATGGGTCAGATACAGCCCGATAGGTGATACTAATTATCAATATAAGTTTGCACACAATCAATACAAATTTTTGCATCAGTTGATATCCAATACTGAATATGAATGGGCGTTGAATGTTTTCTGCGATGGGGAGTGGACAGGATACAATACCAGTTCAACATTCATGACCCTCATCGATACCGTAAGTTGTGAACCAACTAACCTGGCTGCTTCCGACATCACAGCCCACTCAGCTGTTCTTTCCTGGGAAGGAACCGAAGGTATTGCATGGGTCAGATACAGCCCTGTAGGTGATACGAATTATGTGTATAAGTTTGCACACAATCAACACAAATTTTTACATCAGTTGATATCCAATACTGAATATGAATGGGCGTTGAATGTTTTCTGCGATGGGGAGTGGTCAGGATACAATACCAGTTCAACATTCATGACCCTCATCGATACCGTAAGTTGTGAACCAACTAACCTGGCTGCTTCCGACATCACAGCCCACTCAGCTGTTCTTTCCTGGGAAGGAACCGAAGGTGTTGCATGGGTCAGATACAGCCCTGTAGGTGATACGAATTATCTGTATAAGTTTGCACATAATCAGCATGCATTTTTACATGCACTTGCTGCAGAAACCGAATATGAATGGTCAGTGAACCTCTTCTGCGATGGCGAGTGGACGGGATACAATGCCAGCGCGACATTTGTCACCCTGCCCGATACCACATCGCAGGAATGTATTCCTTATGATCTGCTGGCTTCGAATATTACTGAGAATTCTGCCGAGCTTATATGGTCAGGAGGTGGCATGATGACGTGGGTGAGATATGCCCCTGAAGGCGATACCAATTATACTTATCAGTTGACCTTTACTAATTCGGCTTTTGTGGAAGAGCTTCAACCCGGTACAACGTATCTTTGGGAGCTGAATACAAAGTGTGGAATGGGTTGCTGGAATTGGACCGGCTACATTGTATCATCGGTATTTACCACGGCCGGAGATACTGTTGGTGGCAATCTGACTGGTATATATAACAGGAACGACCAGATTATCGGCCAGGTAAATCTTTACCCAAATCCGGGAATTGACCATGTTCACCTCACATTTATTTCATCGCTGTCAGGAATATGCACCATTTCGGTTATGGACCTGACCGGACGGACACTCCTGACCATCGAAAGAGATGTTGTTGAAGGGAATAATGATATTCTTATTGATGGATCCCAGTTTGTTAAAGGAACCTACCTGCTGAATCTGAGACTAGGAACCTCACAGAAATGGATGAAGTGGATTAAGAACTAA
- a CDS encoding tetratricopeptide repeat protein, with protein sequence MKTTIILIFSFLIISISCNQPENDYFKRALAKEKLRDWSGAIADYSKAIEINPQNAEAYYNRGVDKGIIDDNRGAIEDFSKAIEIKPNYAEAYYFRGASKIFLDDKDGGCIDFRKAKELGDKRASDAISGFCQ encoded by the coding sequence ATGAAAACTACAATTATTTTAATTTTTAGCTTTTTGATTATTTCAATAAGTTGCAACCAACCAGAAAATGATTATTTTAAAAGGGCACTCGCTAAAGAGAAATTAAGAGACTGGAGCGGAGCTATTGCTGACTACAGCAAGGCTATTGAGATTAATCCACAGAACGCAGAGGCTTATTATAATAGAGGAGTCGATAAGGGAATTATAGATGACAACAGAGGAGCCATAGAAGATTTTAGCAAGGCAATCGAGATTAAGCCAAATTACGCAGAGGCTTATTATTTCAGAGGTGCCAGTAAAATATTTTTAGATGATAAAGATGGCGGATGTATAGACTTTAGAAAAGCTAAAGAATTAGGAGATAAAAGAGCTTCTGATGCCATAAGCGGATTTTGCCAATAA
- a CDS encoding DNA/RNA non-specific endonuclease produces MKNIFTLCLTIIIIGCECDEPVPDPISTNCDCLPTSTTNQIIKHTHFTLSYSEMDEQAEWVAYKLTKDMVQGSLSINDDFKSDPLVLTGSASPNDYTYSGYDRGHLAPAADMNFSQIALLESYYMSNISPQLPSFNGGIWKLLEGQVRQWAVENEELCIVTAGILDSIIGKIGINEVTVPGYFYKIILDYKEPDIKAIAFMLPNEKGTMLLSEYAVSIDSVEQLTGIDFFPDLPNSIEIGLESHIEIDKWAFEPRTP; encoded by the coding sequence ATGAAAAATATTTTTACGCTTTGTTTAACAATAATCATCATTGGATGTGAATGTGATGAACCTGTTCCTGATCCCATCTCGACTAATTGTGATTGTTTACCAACATCAACAACTAATCAAATTATTAAACATACTCATTTTACACTTTCCTATTCAGAAATGGATGAACAGGCTGAATGGGTTGCATATAAATTGACGAAAGATATGGTTCAAGGAAGTTTATCAATTAATGATGATTTTAAAAGCGATCCCTTAGTGCTAACTGGCTCAGCATCCCCAAACGATTATACATATTCCGGATATGATAGAGGACATCTTGCCCCTGCAGCCGATATGAATTTTTCACAGATTGCTCTGTTAGAAAGTTATTACATGAGTAATATATCTCCCCAATTACCATCATTTAACGGAGGAATCTGGAAATTACTTGAAGGACAAGTAAGACAATGGGCTGTAGAAAATGAAGAATTATGTATTGTGACAGCGGGAATCTTAGATTCGATAATTGGGAAAATTGGTATAAATGAAGTAACTGTCCCAGGATACTTCTATAAAATAATCCTTGATTATAAAGAACCTGACATTAAAGCAATTGCCTTTATGTTACCAAACGAAAAAGGAACAATGCTATTAAGTGAATATGCTGTATCAATTGATTCTGTGGAACAATTAACTGGAATTGATTTTTTCCCAGACTTACCGAATAGTATTGAAATAGGCCTGGAAAGCCATATTGAGATAGACAAATGGGCATTTGAACCAAGGACTCCATAA